GGCGTTGGTCACCATGATCCGGTGTGGGTGGCAAGCTGAGCCTGTGCATGGATTCTGCATCAAGGTGGGATTCTGCAGAGATGCGAAGGTGGCATCTGCAATGGTTGGGATGtatgtgagagagaagagcgtCGAGTGTGGCAGGAAGGTGTTCGATGAGACGACCAAGAGGGACCTGGTGCTGTACAATTGTATGGTGGATGGCTATGCTAAGGCAGGGCAAGTTGAGGAGGCAATGGGCTTGGTGGATAGGATGAGGCTGGAGGGAGTGAGGCCAAGCTCGGGGACTCTTGTGGGTGTGCTGTCTGCTTGTGGAGCATCTGGGGCAATGGCAGCCGGCAGTCGCCTTCACGAGATTGCGCTAGAAGCAGGACTTGAGCTTGACACTGCACTTGGCACAGCTCTCATGGATATGTATTTCAAGTGCGGGTACCCCAGTGAGGCGGTGGCGGTTTTCGACGCGATGCAAGAAAGGGATGTGAGGGCATGGACAGTGATGATCATGGGTTTCGGTGTTAATGGACAGGCAGGTGAAGTGATCTCCCTGTTTCGCTCCATGGAAGAAGATGGAGTGGTGCCTAACGAGGTCACCTTTCTCGCGGTACTGAATGCCTGCAGCCATGGTGGGTTGGTGTCGGAAGGGAAGAAGTTCATGGAGAGCATGGTGTTGCAATATGGCATCTTCCCTAACACTGAACACTATGGCTGCATCATCGATCTCCTGGGAAGGGCGGGGCGGTTGGATGAAGCTTATGAGCTCATAGCGAGCCTATCTTCCCAGGGTGATGCCACAGCATGGAGAGCCTTGCTTGCAGCCTGCAGAGTCCATGGCAATGTCAACCTGGGGAGGATGGTGCAGGCACGGTTGGATAACATGGGCGACTACCATCCATCAGATGCCATTCTTTTGTCAAATACATATGCATTGGAAAGCCGATGGGATGAGATTGCACATGTCAGAGATTCAGAAGATCAGAAAATTGTCAAGGACAAGAAGGAAGTAGGTTGCAGCTCCATAGAAGTGTCTTGGTGAGGTATCTATCTGAATCTCGGTGTGATTCTCAATTAGAAGCCATACCTTCCGTATAAGTGACTAACAATGGATTATGCCAAGATCAACCCTTGCTTGAAAACAAAATCATACTATCCATGAGAACAGTTGCAAATTTGTGTTGCACATTTGCTAGACTTCAAGAAGGCAAGAATTAAAAGTTGAAAGTAAGGAATTCTCAAATCGTGGTGTGGATCTCTTGTTATGTACCAAAGATCTGCCTGTACGGTCTTCCTCGCTAGTGCCAGTAGTACCACTGCTACACTGCTGATCTTGTCTTCCTGGAAGGACTGGAAACAGGTTTACTGTCAAAGTGGCCGTTGGTGTTGGGTACCTTGCCTGGGGCCGTGTCACATGATCAGAAATCCTATGTTCTTGTGATGGTTCACTTTCTTCGCTTGTTGTAGACTCTGGGAAGAGCTGTAGCTCACTTGGTGTGGTGCCATAGTTCTGCTCAATGACAACTGGTTGCTGCTGAGGAAATGCTGCTGTTGTGTCAGTTGTGATGACCGATATTCTGATAAATGTGGCACGTGCTGTACTGGGAACAATCCTGCTTGTGCGATAGGATCTCCTAGAGCTGGTCTAGTATTTACATGACTCGAAACAGGACTGCCTTCCATCTGCGTCGTAACTCCTAAGCTTGTTTTGAAGCTCCAAGATTTCACTATGAAGCATACTGTTATCGTCGTGCAGTTCATTTCTTTCCAATGCAACCTGTCTCGTAGCATGGAAGGTATGATTATGAATCAGCGGTAAGGTGGCATTATTTTCTGAATAATGATAATGGCATGAATCAACGGCTGACATATTCTTGCATGAAGCTATTGCCATAGTGGCATGAATTTAACAACCACTGGAATTGGACCCCTCTAAACGAACTCTTAAAGTGAAAAAATGTACTTACATTTTTGTGTCCATATTACTAGCAGCAGACTATCAAATTAATAAGGAAGTAAAATAATTTAACTACTAATTCGCAATTAGCTGGATAAGATATTTCGATTCGAAAGAGCTTATAGCCTTTCATAATGAGATTAGTTCTTCAAGGCACTATTCTCCTTTCAGAGAGATTCCATAGTGAAAGTAAATCTTTTAGTATTCGTGTAGTTTCACCCAGTACACATGCCTTCTCATTGTTCTGCCTGTCTGGTTCTGGAAAAGAGCTTGCACATTGCTTAAGAAAATATAATTTCATATTCAAGAAAATATAGTTTTGGAACTTAGAAAACTAAAACCTATCATAGACAAATGGTATGCATGAGGATACTTGCACTCAGTGACACATTTTTGTTTTTGGTATTACAGGTCAGTGGTAGAAGTCAGGTTATGGCAGATGATAATGTAAATACTAAACTAAGTCCATGCCAGCTGTTACATTTCTAGTATTTCTGACATCAACCTAGGATCCGGTTGTCCGAGCTTCTACCATCAATCATAAAATGTAGTTAGAGATAACCAACTACAAGCTTACAAATGGCTGTCTCTAGCAGTATGGAAAGTATGTGCTGGATGGACGACATAAAATAAGCACTTTCATAAAGACAAATCCAAATGTTGTAATGCAATTATGCAATCTGAAATCATGTTTATGGATTTGCA
The Oryza glaberrima chromosome 8, OglaRS2, whole genome shotgun sequence DNA segment above includes these coding regions:
- the LOC127782228 gene encoding pentatricopeptide repeat-containing protein At1g26900, mitochondrial, with product MQLRRRGRQIAALLKSASRAGDLLQLHAAMIKSSLFPHHAFPTAKLLASLHAPLPYALSLFAAIPTPTLFHHTALLRALSASVGGSLAAALPVLASARARLPALDEFAFQPLLALCAKRGPDDDAAAASLGRQVHALVVRYGFSGVVSLGNALCHFYCCCGGGGGEGMADARRVFDEMPERDAVSWNTVIGGYVRAGEVTKAVDMFSEMMCCSVGISVTALVTMIRCGWQAEPVHGFCIKVGFCRDAKVASAMVGMYVREKSVECGRKVFDETTKRDLVLYNCMVDGYAKAGQVEEAMGLVDRMRLEGVRPSSGTLVGVLSACGASGAMAAGSRLHEIALEAGLELDTALGTALMDMYFKCGYPSEAVAVFDAMQERDVRAWTVMIMGFGVNGQAGEVISLFRSMEEDGVVPNEVTFLAVLNACSHGGLVSEGKKFMESMVLQYGIFPNTEHYGCIIDLLGRAGRLDEAYELIASLSSQGDATAWRALLAACRVHGNVNLGRMVQARLDNMGDYHPSDAILLSNTYALESRWDEIAHVRDSEDQKIVKDKKEVGCSSIEVSW